One genomic window of Thermococcus indicus includes the following:
- the gor gene encoding glyceraldehyde-3-phosphate:ferredoxin oxidoreductase: protein MKFTVLRLNLDEKKVESEELERDGIYGVIDYGIEVHENLETHSVEPYDPKNVVVMGMGPFSGSTLPGAHRLMFFFRSPLYGTLFPSAMGGAAYAFKNVGVDFVTFEGKAEKPVVVLLYNDGESVRVELHEIELEKVIEIWRGYKDEEGVYALTQYLIDTFGDKFDFEYRIAVVGPAALNTNYGAIFSQALRKGERLVGSEDWAARGGSGSVLLRAHNVVGIIFGGKPRKRPFPGEDIGNFRTSKAIVEGVHKKPYNEIISEKTTKYRFNPKLNTGGTFGGNYPAEGDFVPILNWQMPYIPKEERIRIHENIMKHYWEPFNEEAIKPKNWTTCGEPCPVVCKKYRRGHHVEYEPYEANGPLSGSISLRASDISVHAADAMGFDAIEFGGTAAWVLELVHRGLLKPEEVGISGKPEFTKEALLERPVEASEVNARLVAELARLVAFAENEIARIIGLGKRKASVILDERFKDRLKYGESFKDYGVFVPLGEDGEMTPTMYWAIGNYIPLPIQGRYWTFYQFGVFLEPEELAQKIIASALWEFWYDNVGWCRFHRGWMKPVLKALFMDAYGENVDMEEHARKQLKRLIEYARKAGYAPAFWDSMRVIDLVSAGSEEFGNERWAEKFRIDKVGTAKEYLEMVLEAYSEILGVEWRL, encoded by the coding sequence ATGAAGTTCACAGTTCTCAGGCTCAATCTGGACGAGAAGAAGGTGGAGAGTGAGGAGCTGGAGAGGGACGGGATATACGGGGTCATAGACTACGGCATAGAGGTTCACGAGAACCTTGAAACCCACAGCGTTGAACCCTACGACCCGAAGAACGTCGTTGTCATGGGTATGGGACCATTCTCGGGCTCGACCCTGCCTGGGGCCCACCGGCTCATGTTCTTCTTCCGTTCCCCCCTTTACGGAACCCTGTTCCCCTCCGCCATGGGCGGAGCGGCCTACGCCTTCAAGAACGTCGGCGTTGATTTCGTGACCTTCGAGGGCAAAGCCGAGAAGCCCGTCGTCGTTCTCCTCTACAACGACGGCGAGAGCGTAAGGGTTGAGCTCCACGAGATTGAACTCGAAAAGGTCATCGAGATATGGAGGGGCTACAAGGATGAGGAAGGCGTCTACGCGCTCACCCAGTACCTCATCGATACCTTTGGCGATAAGTTCGACTTCGAGTACCGCATAGCCGTTGTAGGCCCCGCCGCTCTGAACACCAACTACGGCGCGATATTCTCCCAGGCCCTCCGGAAGGGAGAACGCTTGGTCGGCAGCGAGGACTGGGCCGCCCGTGGAGGCTCCGGAAGCGTTTTGTTGAGGGCCCACAACGTCGTCGGAATAATCTTCGGTGGCAAGCCGAGGAAGAGGCCCTTCCCGGGCGAGGACATCGGCAACTTCAGGACCTCCAAGGCGATTGTTGAGGGCGTTCACAAGAAGCCCTACAATGAAATCATAAGCGAGAAGACCACCAAGTACCGTTTCAACCCCAAGCTCAACACCGGCGGAACCTTCGGCGGAAACTACCCGGCCGAGGGCGACTTCGTCCCGATTCTCAACTGGCAGATGCCGTACATTCCGAAGGAGGAGCGCATAAGGATTCACGAGAACATAATGAAGCACTACTGGGAGCCCTTCAACGAGGAGGCCATAAAGCCCAAGAACTGGACGACCTGCGGCGAGCCGTGTCCGGTGGTCTGTAAGAAGTACCGCCGCGGCCACCACGTTGAGTACGAACCCTACGAGGCCAACGGCCCGCTGAGCGGAAGCATAAGCCTGAGGGCCAGCGACATAAGCGTCCACGCGGCAGACGCGATGGGCTTCGACGCGATAGAGTTCGGCGGAACGGCCGCCTGGGTTCTCGAGCTCGTCCATCGTGGTCTGCTGAAGCCGGAGGAGGTCGGTATAAGCGGAAAGCCGGAGTTCACGAAGGAGGCACTCCTCGAGCGCCCGGTCGAGGCGAGCGAGGTCAACGCTAGGCTCGTGGCCGAGCTGGCCCGCCTTGTGGCCTTCGCCGAGAACGAGATAGCCAGGATAATAGGCCTCGGCAAGAGGAAGGCGAGCGTTATCCTCGACGAGAGGTTCAAGGACAGGCTGAAGTACGGTGAGAGCTTCAAGGACTACGGTGTCTTCGTTCCGCTCGGCGAGGACGGCGAGATGACGCCGACGATGTACTGGGCGATAGGCAACTACATACCGCTCCCGATTCAGGGTCGCTACTGGACGTTCTACCAGTTCGGCGTTTTCCTCGAGCCCGAGGAGCTGGCCCAGAAGATAATCGCGAGCGCCCTCTGGGAGTTCTGGTACGACAACGTCGGCTGGTGCCGCTTCCACCGCGGCTGGATGAAGCCCGTCCTTAAGGCGCTTTTCATGGACGCCTACGGAGAGAACGTTGACATGGAGGAGCACGCCAGGAAGCAGCTCAAGAGGCTCATCGAGTACGCGAGGAAGGCCGGCTATGCCCCTGCATTCTGGGACAGCATGCGCGTGATAGACCTCGTTTCAGCTGGAAGCGAGGAGTTCGGCAACGAGCGCTGGGCGGAGAAGTTCAGAATTGACAAGGTCGGCACCGCCAAGGAGTACCTTGAGATGGTCCTGGAAGCTTACAGCGAGATTCTGGGAGTGGAGTGGAGGCTGTGA
- the fbp gene encoding fructose-1,6-bisphosphate aldolase/phosphatase — translation MAVGEKITLSVIKADIGGWPGHSRVHPQLVETAEEVLSKAVEDGTIIDFYVATCGDDLQLIMTHRKGVDSSEIHGLAWKAFEEATRVAKELGLYGAGQDLLKDAFSGNIRGMGPGIAEMEITLRKSEPVVTFHMDKTEPGAFNLPIFRMFADPFNTAGLVIDPNMHMGFRFEVWDIKEHKRVILNTPEEVYDLLALIGAKSRYVIKRVFPKEGHKIAKDEPVAVVSTEKLFEIAGEYIGKDDPVAIVRAQSGLPALGEVLEPFAFPHLVSGWMRGSHNGPVMPVAMHQANPTRFDGPPRVVALGWQISPEGKLVGPVDLFDDPAFDGARQKAVEIAEYMRRHGPFEPHRLPMEDMEYTTLPGVLKRLEERFEKIE, via the coding sequence ATGGCAGTTGGAGAAAAGATAACCCTCAGCGTGATCAAGGCCGACATCGGCGGCTGGCCGGGGCACTCGAGGGTGCACCCGCAGCTCGTCGAGACGGCCGAGGAAGTCCTCTCAAAGGCCGTCGAGGACGGAACCATCATCGACTTCTACGTCGCCACCTGCGGAGATGACCTTCAGCTCATCATGACCCACAGGAAGGGTGTTGACAGCTCCGAGATACACGGCCTGGCCTGGAAGGCCTTCGAGGAGGCCACCAGGGTCGCCAAGGAGCTCGGCCTCTACGGTGCCGGTCAGGACCTCCTCAAGGACGCCTTCAGCGGCAACATCCGCGGAATGGGTCCGGGAATAGCCGAGATGGAGATAACCCTCAGGAAGAGCGAGCCCGTTGTCACGTTCCACATGGACAAGACCGAGCCCGGTGCGTTCAACCTGCCGATATTCAGGATGTTCGCGGACCCGTTCAACACCGCCGGCCTCGTCATCGACCCGAACATGCACATGGGCTTCCGCTTCGAGGTCTGGGACATAAAGGAGCACAAGCGCGTGATCCTTAACACGCCGGAGGAAGTCTACGATCTCCTCGCCCTCATCGGCGCCAAGAGCAGGTACGTCATCAAGCGCGTCTTCCCGAAGGAGGGGCACAAGATAGCCAAGGACGAGCCGGTCGCCGTTGTGAGCACCGAGAAGCTCTTTGAGATAGCCGGCGAGTACATAGGGAAGGACGACCCTGTAGCAATCGTCCGCGCCCAGAGCGGACTGCCGGCCCTTGGTGAGGTTCTCGAGCCCTTCGCCTTCCCGCACCTCGTCAGCGGATGGATGAGGGGTTCCCACAACGGCCCGGTCATGCCGGTCGCGATGCACCAGGCCAACCCGACGAGGTTCGACGGCCCGCCGCGCGTCGTCGCCCTCGGCTGGCAGATAAGCCCAGAAGGAAAGCTCGTCGGTCCGGTTGACCTCTTCGACGACCCGGCCTTCGACGGCGCCAGGCAGAAGGCCGTTGAGATCGCCGAGTACATGCGCAGGCACGGCCCGTTCGAGCCCCACAGGCTCCCGATGGAGGACATGGAGTACACCACCCTCCCGGGCGTCCTCAAGAGGCTCGAGGAGAGGTTCGAGAAGATCGAGTGA
- a CDS encoding DUF835 domain-containing protein codes for MPEIISMGYFIRDLIVLVATSIIVVVLLAMGGKTKKNLGFGYFIRAFDSLLLAFLLVVVAQVIGVLLRTTVLNNDPTYSWIRSVMLTAGALLLLVSSVMIYLPFARGEYMIVPIASEPVDSLRYGAYWGDRERAHRIFVELAKRYRMPGIAVTRDPPDMFRKKLGLKLIPVMWVSTVQHDDAVSPTKLEVIMDNLRRFLEMANIDKVILIDCVEYFILENGEDAVLKFITSIKDFATLNRGLVIVTVDRESLDERTFSILTSELKPISNLEKTLAH; via the coding sequence ATGCCGGAAATAATATCGATGGGATATTTCATCAGGGATTTAATAGTCCTCGTGGCGACGTCCATAATCGTCGTTGTCCTGCTGGCCATGGGGGGAAAAACAAAGAAAAACCTCGGATTCGGCTATTTTATCCGGGCCTTCGATTCACTCCTCCTCGCGTTTTTGCTTGTCGTGGTGGCCCAGGTGATAGGCGTCCTCCTAAGAACTACCGTACTGAACAATGACCCCACCTACTCTTGGATCCGCTCGGTCATGCTCACCGCCGGTGCCCTGTTGCTTCTCGTCTCCTCCGTCATGATATACCTGCCGTTTGCCCGCGGGGAATACATGATAGTCCCGATAGCCTCGGAACCCGTGGACTCCCTCAGGTACGGTGCGTACTGGGGGGATAGGGAGCGGGCTCACCGTATTTTTGTGGAACTCGCAAAACGCTATCGCATGCCCGGGATAGCCGTTACAAGAGATCCACCTGATATGTTCCGCAAAAAACTCGGTCTCAAGCTGATCCCGGTGATGTGGGTATCTACGGTTCAGCACGACGATGCGGTGAGCCCAACGAAGCTGGAGGTTATAATGGATAACCTCAGAAGGTTCCTTGAGATGGCCAATATTGATAAGGTGATCCTTATCGACTGTGTGGAGTACTTTATCCTTGAGAACGGGGAGGATGCGGTTCTTAAATTCATAACCAGCATAAAAGACTTCGCCACCCTCAACAGGGGACTCGTTATAGTGACCGTGGATAGGGAATCCCTGGACGAGAGGACGTTTAGCATACTAACTTCCGAGTTGAAGCCCATCTCCAATCTTGAGAAAACCCTCGCCCACTGA
- a CDS encoding VWA domain-containing protein, protein MGHLGKAGFVLLILLGSIFAVPAAPVLAGGSESGSQGSTDYALDIAFVIDTTGSMWDDIDAVKRNVTRLVDEIQYYFPDARFSLVDFRDWPESSFDTEDWPGKIVLPFTYNTEDFIFAVNNLSAWGGGDWPESHIYALSLAINNLTWRKNVYKAIILITDAPPHDPEIDGTVDRSNLTYRDIIAMANENDVHIYSVLCAGYWGEESHYIWENVSTSTGGRYAYLSDTSSIVGWILDAVEGASLDLSNTRLSIGTDKKVYDPNETIEITVNVYDADGRCQYPLRERYFSVMFNGTYAPIDDFAVVSPCEAKLYVTAPSESGVYNLTVRARTSVGWWPKSLSITVRNPNVDVEMSAGWVSLTGPTVDEGTGIYFADYFTGTMLLVNYGYRAIADDYPVEDNLTVVLIGVSEDGSETKLAEKRVHLRSDLNGYFSGRIDLGYIDRGSKYWVYYVVVSSDLADSAGKAYQRYYMVYSSPVYISTQWSGSKLVDVSVKPFASTPEQVVSDFVVVNPGMAPVDRVFIVNTRYFTKYLDKALAEIPDSGRVYTDYITGMAMPAWIKLARDSIKEGYSVAFTNNDDDIDSVHKTYLLFNTFRPQNVVFVGPYPTEEAVFQGIRATKEYENRYGNHPVRLSYSDVLNGFDLSDGNLIEYSDDSGLRGLEYAKPFLVKKSGYDTVKYPVIDNESPYVVVSPKGYVPLVLSTTYHSRPGAAEIFTGLPLHQRYIGTIEFDIGQIILNALSGGGLWWVEYLASLNAALSTDGAIDVSARLGIEDALWAKFAVGIGSDGYLKVRLNMGLHGKLFAWEVHKEFSWTPLSIKVRPSNGDLAQALKYMEETKYLRRNHVRDVIEDTLESVSILGFNLIDASLWIVNQVTSLGLAREDIVDMLSSMYNLVDEALLRVDYALVGVMYSSEYLENALVGSDATTMLPMYALEPASAHTLMRQISEDIASGKGDTIPRTIDIAREDYIVRAGSSATISNVMSWLLEGLGGSDEEGSGSHTEMPSEDSKEALPISLDIQSDISVMSYTTASTDINTIILGRDIRAMSDDGKMAEITRITGFDALAAELLGSDVDAPELEGASLLRFIKAYADIRGYPAILQKLPGVSLHYGILHNVQIKKRHETRLIHGYVSLRVGEFKVTAGRVSKFISNILSVTSKVFKLWADLETAKFNSNQVYYIGPPGLRTAPYDDPSPVTSPTPYPGVVPVNVTLKPMPVETPSGTYLLINTTSVRFGGDLPDNQTEVGLIMYSPRPGVPQFQGYRFIFTMPQNQSITGISVVLFDAVTIENVTPARIEYTVGNLSSPYIVPADAVYPIVPYSFRTYSSDGVNYGVVTVYPVRFYESNSTAVYFRSIRMNVTFGEYRPVPDYVALSVPEAVGMGDSDSYNLSVVLFRSTSLSVDNVTVGVASLRGIVVPNTTLERVPLGEYSVIPISLKSTGTGVDMLNVTVNYTVDGARYSISRGILVVAVPKDLVDLDVGLVDAPTTVNSSGVYYVTVALRNLGNYTAYNVPVRLVLDGSLVLSSRVVNEVSPGNPVLVKLPMNLSGIGGGVHNITAVVNGVPNEVILSNNIATGEVLVESESTGTVSSDGSVYINGYRVNVDVPNEASVGGNFTVAIHVVKLLPVSDTLNIEIETSSNLGGSSLLRRINGTSSVFFVTVPKTAGVGVLNVTLESGVSSVPLSYYPLILDFTLNLTLSTNVTSPGNLTEGTPVSLNATVTVINGNPSFAYLDRTLEVYLLLPNGTVHNVTVPVKYLASEPFRYEALFNISAAPGEYTVMAFFGGDGTVDVYSMETLAFIGGASSAGSTRTDSVNSVLLLSKVWTQWYLNYHRKVNELVENGNLSRENPTVKLAIELDQNATSLILEAWGIDDVSVLEGSLWSLHSRMPNVAKIRNAYLMEKRAFELLTELVH, encoded by the coding sequence ATGGGTCACTTAGGAAAGGCGGGCTTCGTCCTGTTAATACTCCTCGGCAGTATTTTCGCGGTTCCGGCTGCCCCTGTTCTCGCCGGCGGTTCTGAAAGTGGCTCTCAGGGGAGTACGGATTACGCTCTGGACATAGCGTTTGTCATAGACACCACAGGAAGCATGTGGGACGACATAGATGCCGTTAAGAGAAACGTCACCCGGCTGGTCGATGAGATACAGTATTACTTCCCCGATGCCAGGTTCTCGCTTGTGGATTTCCGCGACTGGCCCGAGTCGTCCTTTGACACAGAAGATTGGCCAGGGAAGATAGTGCTGCCCTTCACTTACAACACTGAAGATTTTATCTTCGCCGTCAATAACCTCTCCGCGTGGGGTGGTGGTGACTGGCCGGAGTCGCATATCTATGCACTTTCTCTGGCCATAAACAACCTCACCTGGCGTAAAAACGTTTACAAGGCCATTATCCTCATAACAGACGCCCCGCCCCATGATCCCGAGATAGACGGTACCGTTGACCGTTCCAATTTGACGTACAGGGATATCATCGCAATGGCCAACGAGAATGATGTACATATATACAGTGTCCTCTGCGCCGGTTACTGGGGGGAGGAGTCCCACTACATATGGGAGAACGTTTCTACCTCGACCGGTGGCAGGTACGCGTACCTCTCAGATACCTCTTCAATAGTCGGGTGGATACTCGATGCCGTTGAAGGCGCCAGCCTGGACCTCTCCAACACCCGCCTTTCGATAGGTACTGACAAAAAGGTCTACGATCCCAACGAGACCATTGAAATCACCGTCAACGTTTACGATGCCGATGGACGGTGCCAGTACCCGCTGAGGGAGAGGTACTTCAGCGTCATGTTCAACGGTACGTACGCTCCCATTGATGATTTTGCCGTTGTTTCCCCGTGTGAGGCCAAGCTCTACGTGACCGCTCCCTCTGAAAGCGGCGTCTATAACCTCACCGTACGCGCCCGCACCTCAGTGGGGTGGTGGCCTAAGAGTCTGTCGATTACCGTCAGGAATCCCAACGTGGACGTGGAGATGTCCGCAGGATGGGTGTCCCTCACGGGTCCAACTGTGGACGAAGGGACCGGGATATATTTTGCCGACTACTTCACCGGGACAATGCTGCTGGTGAACTACGGATACCGTGCCATCGCGGATGACTATCCTGTCGAGGATAACCTGACCGTCGTTCTTATCGGGGTTTCCGAGGATGGCAGTGAGACCAAGCTCGCGGAGAAGAGAGTACACCTGAGGTCCGATCTGAACGGCTACTTCAGTGGGCGTATAGACCTTGGGTACATAGACAGGGGTTCCAAATACTGGGTGTACTACGTGGTTGTTTCCTCTGACCTGGCTGACAGCGCTGGAAAGGCCTACCAGAGGTACTACATGGTTTACTCATCCCCAGTTTACATATCCACGCAGTGGAGTGGCTCCAAGCTTGTGGATGTTTCGGTGAAACCGTTCGCATCGACTCCTGAGCAGGTTGTGAGTGATTTCGTGGTTGTGAATCCCGGGATGGCCCCGGTGGACAGGGTCTTTATCGTGAACACCAGATACTTTACAAAGTACCTCGACAAGGCACTGGCTGAAATACCAGATTCGGGTAGGGTGTACACGGATTACATCACCGGAATGGCCATGCCCGCGTGGATTAAACTGGCGCGCGATTCCATCAAGGAGGGCTACTCTGTGGCCTTCACGAATAACGATGATGACATTGACTCAGTCCACAAAACGTACCTCCTCTTCAACACCTTCCGCCCCCAGAACGTTGTGTTCGTTGGGCCGTATCCCACTGAGGAGGCGGTTTTCCAGGGGATACGCGCCACAAAGGAATATGAAAACCGGTACGGTAACCATCCAGTACGCCTGTCGTACTCCGATGTCCTCAACGGGTTCGATCTATCCGACGGGAATTTGATTGAGTACTCCGACGACTCAGGGCTCCGCGGGCTTGAGTACGCCAAGCCGTTCCTTGTTAAGAAGAGCGGCTACGACACCGTAAAATACCCCGTGATTGATAACGAGAGTCCTTACGTGGTGGTATCTCCGAAGGGATACGTGCCGCTTGTGCTGTCCACCACATACCACTCCAGGCCCGGTGCGGCGGAGATTTTCACCGGCCTCCCCCTACACCAGAGGTATATCGGTACGATTGAGTTTGACATTGGTCAGATAATCCTTAATGCCCTTAGCGGTGGCGGTCTCTGGTGGGTCGAGTACCTGGCCTCTCTAAATGCGGCCCTCTCCACGGATGGGGCGATTGATGTCAGTGCCCGTCTTGGAATCGAAGATGCACTGTGGGCAAAATTCGCTGTGGGCATCGGCAGCGATGGCTACCTGAAGGTTCGGTTGAACATGGGCCTCCATGGAAAACTGTTCGCTTGGGAAGTACACAAGGAATTTAGCTGGACTCCGCTCTCAATAAAGGTTCGTCCCTCAAACGGTGATCTGGCCCAGGCGCTTAAGTATATGGAGGAGACCAAGTATCTTCGCAGGAACCATGTCAGGGATGTCATCGAGGATACCCTGGAATCCGTTTCAATTCTGGGCTTCAACTTAATCGACGCCTCTCTGTGGATAGTCAATCAAGTAACTTCGCTGGGCCTTGCGAGAGAGGATATAGTGGACATGCTGAGTTCTATGTACAACCTCGTCGATGAGGCACTTCTCAGGGTCGACTACGCCTTGGTCGGTGTAATGTACTCCTCCGAGTATCTCGAGAACGCGCTTGTGGGTTCGGACGCCACCACCATGCTACCCATGTACGCGCTCGAACCCGCCTCCGCCCACACCCTCATGCGCCAGATATCGGAGGATATAGCCTCGGGCAAGGGTGACACGATTCCTAGGACTATCGATATTGCCAGGGAGGACTACATCGTCCGTGCCGGTTCGTCCGCGACGATATCCAACGTTATGAGCTGGTTGCTTGAGGGGCTGGGCGGTTCGGACGAGGAAGGTTCTGGATCCCATACCGAGATGCCCTCCGAGGATTCAAAGGAGGCCCTGCCGATATCCCTTGATATACAGTCCGACATATCCGTGATGAGTTACACCACGGCCTCGACTGATATCAACACCATAATACTGGGGAGGGACATCAGGGCGATGTCCGACGATGGGAAAATGGCAGAGATTACGAGAATCACCGGCTTTGATGCGCTTGCGGCTGAACTTCTGGGCAGTGATGTGGACGCTCCCGAGCTTGAAGGTGCCTCCCTCCTCAGGTTCATAAAAGCGTACGCTGACATCAGGGGATATCCAGCTATACTCCAGAAACTTCCGGGCGTTTCCCTGCACTACGGTATCCTCCACAACGTCCAAATTAAGAAAAGGCACGAGACCCGTCTGATACACGGATACGTGAGCTTGAGGGTTGGGGAGTTTAAGGTGACTGCCGGACGGGTGTCTAAGTTCATATCCAACATCCTGTCGGTGACTTCCAAGGTCTTCAAGCTGTGGGCCGACTTGGAGACCGCGAAATTCAACAGCAACCAGGTGTACTACATAGGCCCGCCCGGGCTGAGGACTGCCCCGTACGATGACCCTTCCCCTGTCACATCCCCCACCCCCTATCCGGGGGTTGTTCCTGTGAACGTTACCCTGAAACCGATGCCAGTAGAAACCCCATCTGGAACGTATCTGCTCATCAACACCACCTCCGTGCGGTTTGGCGGCGATCTCCCGGACAATCAGACTGAAGTGGGTCTGATAATGTACTCCCCGAGGCCAGGCGTTCCGCAGTTCCAGGGGTACAGGTTCATATTCACAATGCCCCAGAACCAGTCAATAACTGGCATATCCGTGGTCCTCTTCGATGCCGTCACTATTGAGAACGTAACTCCCGCCAGGATAGAGTACACTGTGGGCAATCTCTCCTCCCCCTATATCGTGCCCGCGGACGCCGTGTATCCGATAGTGCCGTATTCCTTCAGGACGTACAGCTCTGATGGGGTGAACTACGGGGTCGTTACAGTCTATCCCGTAAGGTTCTACGAATCGAACTCCACCGCGGTGTACTTCAGGAGCATACGCATGAACGTTACCTTTGGCGAGTACCGCCCGGTTCCGGATTACGTTGCCCTCTCGGTTCCGGAGGCAGTTGGAATGGGAGACTCCGACAGCTACAACCTCAGTGTGGTTCTTTTCAGGAGTACTTCCCTATCGGTGGACAACGTCACGGTCGGTGTGGCGTCCCTCAGGGGAATTGTTGTCCCGAACACCACCCTTGAAAGGGTGCCCCTTGGGGAGTACTCGGTCATTCCAATTTCCCTCAAATCGACGGGAACAGGGGTCGACATGCTGAACGTGACCGTCAACTACACCGTGGACGGGGCAAGGTACTCCATCAGCAGGGGTATCTTGGTCGTAGCGGTTCCGAAGGACCTGGTGGACCTGGACGTTGGGCTGGTGGATGCTCCGACAACCGTGAACTCCAGCGGGGTGTATTACGTAACTGTTGCCCTCAGAAACCTGGGCAACTACACGGCATACAACGTTCCGGTTAGGCTGGTGCTCGACGGCTCTCTCGTACTGTCCAGCAGGGTGGTCAATGAGGTGTCCCCTGGAAATCCGGTGCTCGTGAAGCTCCCTATGAATCTCTCGGGTATTGGAGGTGGGGTACACAACATAACGGCGGTCGTAAACGGCGTTCCAAACGAGGTGATACTCAGCAACAACATCGCTACCGGTGAGGTTCTGGTTGAGAGTGAAAGTACCGGAACCGTGTCGTCCGACGGTTCGGTCTACATAAACGGATACAGGGTGAACGTCGATGTTCCGAACGAGGCCAGCGTTGGTGGCAACTTCACCGTGGCGATCCATGTGGTCAAGCTGCTTCCTGTGAGCGATACGTTGAACATCGAAATTGAGACGTCGAGCAACCTTGGAGGCTCCTCACTGCTGAGAAGGATAAATGGGACCTCCAGTGTGTTCTTCGTCACTGTTCCAAAGACCGCTGGGGTCGGCGTCCTCAACGTCACTCTGGAGAGCGGTGTAAGCTCGGTACCTCTCTCGTACTATCCGCTGATCTTGGACTTCACTCTGAACCTCACCCTCTCGACTAACGTCACATCGCCGGGTAACCTCACGGAGGGAACCCCCGTCTCACTGAATGCAACCGTTACCGTGATAAACGGCAACCCCTCCTTTGCGTACCTGGACAGGACCCTTGAAGTGTACCTCCTGCTGCCGAATGGAACCGTCCACAACGTCACCGTTCCGGTGAAGTACCTGGCGTCCGAGCCCTTCAGGTACGAGGCCCTGTTCAATATCTCAGCCGCTCCAGGGGAGTACACGGTGATGGCGTTCTTTGGAGGGGACGGTACGGTTGACGTGTATTCCATGGAGACACTGGCCTTCATCGGAGGAGCCTCCTCGGCCGGCAGTACCCGCACGGACAGTGTTAATTCCGTGCTCCTGCTGTCGAAGGTGTGGACGCAGTGGTACCTGAACTACCACCGGAAGGTGAACGAGCTCGTTGAGAACGGTAACCTGTCCCGGGAGAACCCCACGGTTAAACTCGCCATAGAACTTGACCAAAATGCCACTTCCCTCATACTGGAGGCATGGGGGATCGACGATGTATCTGTGCTCGAGGGGTCCCTCTGGAGCCTCCACAGCAGGATGCCCAATGTTGCAAAGATAAGGAACGCGTACCTGATGGAAAAACGGGCCTTTGAGCTGCTGACGGAGCTCGTTCACTGA
- the lrpA gene encoding HTH-type transcriptional regulator LrpA: MLDERDNIIIEMLTKDARTPFTEIAKVLGISETAVRKRVKALEEAGVIKQYTVVVDPSKLGYNLVSLTGVDTLPEKIFDVAEKLKEFDFVREVYLTSGDHMIMAEVWARDGEDLSDIISNKIGRLDGVTKVCPAIILEKLK, encoded by the coding sequence ATGCTTGACGAGAGAGATAACATCATAATCGAGATGCTCACCAAGGACGCCCGCACTCCGTTCACGGAGATAGCGAAGGTCCTTGGCATAAGTGAGACCGCCGTAAGGAAGCGCGTAAAGGCCCTGGAGGAGGCGGGGGTTATAAAGCAGTACACCGTCGTCGTTGACCCGTCAAAACTGGGCTACAACCTGGTCAGCCTCACGGGCGTTGACACGCTGCCGGAGAAGATATTTGACGTTGCCGAGAAGCTCAAGGAGTTCGATTTCGTGAGGGAGGTGTACCTGACCAGCGGTGACCACATGATAATGGCCGAGGTCTGGGCCAGGGATGGGGAGGACCTGTCCGACATAATCTCCAACAAGATAGGCAGGCTTGATGGCGTCACCAAGGTCTGCCCCGCGATAATCCTGGAGAAGCTGAAGTGA